A stretch of Oncorhynchus mykiss isolate Arlee chromosome 12, USDA_OmykA_1.1, whole genome shotgun sequence DNA encodes these proteins:
- the LOC110511679 gene encoding cytochrome P450 2K1-like — MSLIEDILQTSSTVTLLGTVLFLLVLYLRSSGSSSEEQGKEPPGPRPLPLLGNMLQLDLKKPYCTLCELSKKYGSIFTVHFGPKKVVVLAGYKTVKQALVNQAEDFGDRDITPVFYDFNQGHGILFANGDSWKEMRRFALTNLRDFGMGKKGSEEKILEEIPYLIEVFEKHEGKAFDTTQSVLYAVSNIISAIVYGSRFEYTDPLFTGMADRAKESIHLTGSASIQMYNMFPWLGPWINNLTRLKKNIADMKMEVTELVRGLKETLNPHMCRGFVDSFLVRKQTLEESGNMDSFYHDDNLVFSVGNLFSAGTDTTGTTLRWGLLLMAKYPHIQDQVQEEISRVIGSRQTLVEDRKNLPYTDAVIHETQRLANIVPMSVPHTTSRDVTFQGYFIKKGTSVIPLLTSVLQDDSEWESPNTFNPSHFLDEQGGFVKRDAFMAFSAGRRVCLGEGLARMELFLFFTSLLQRFRFSPPPGVTEDDLDLTPLLGFTLNPSPHQLCAVSRV; from the exons ATGTCTCTTATAGAAGATATTCTACAGACATCAAGCACAGTGACACTGCTGGGTACTGTGCTGTTTCTGCTGGTCCTCTACCTCCGCTCctctggttccagctctgaggaACAGGGGAAGGAGCCTCCAGGACCGAGGCCGCTGCCCCTGCTTGGTAACATGCTCCAGCTGGACCTCAAGAAGCCCTACTGCACTCTCTGCGAG CTCTCCAAGAAATATGGTTCCATCTTCACGGTTCACTTTGGACCCAAGAAAGTGGTTGTTCTGGCAGGTTACAAGACGGTCAAGCAGGCGCTGGTCAACCAGGCAGAGGACTTTGGGGACAGGGACATCACACCTGTGTTCTATGATTTCAACCAAGGACATG GGATTCTGTTTGCCAATGGAGACTCATGGAAAGAGATGAGGCGCTTTGCCCTGACAAATCTTAGAGACTTTGGGATGGGCAAGAAAGGGAGTGAGGAGAAAATCTTAGAGGAAATCCCCTACCTGATTGAAGTGTTTGAAAAACATGAGG GTAAGGCATTTGACACCACCCAGTCTGTGCTTTATGCCGTCTCCAACATAATCTCAGCCATTGTCTATGGCAGCAGGTTTGAATACACTGACCCACTATTCACAGGCATGGCGGACAGGGCCAAGGAGAGTATTCACCTTACAGGTTCTGCATCAATTCAG ATGTACAACATGTTTCCCTGGTTGGGTCCGTGGATAAACAACCTGACACGTCTGAAAAAGAATATTGCTGATATGAAGATGgaggtgacagagctggtgaggGGCCTGAAGGAGACTCTGAACCCTCACATGTGTAGAGGCTTTGTGGACTCGTTCCTCGTCCGAAAGCAAACCCTGGAG GAATCTGGCAATATGGATTCTTTCTACCATGACGACAACCTGGTATTTAGTGTTGGTAACCTGTTTTCTGCTGGTACCGACACCACCGGGACAACCCTGCGCTGGGGTCTGCTGCTAATGGCCAAGTACCCCCATATACAGG ATCAGGTCCAGGAGGAGATCAGCAGGGTCATAGGAAGTCGTCAAACCTTGGTAGAGGACAGGAAGAACCTTCCCTACACTGATGCAGTGATCCATGAGACCCAGAGACTGGCCAACATTGTACCCATGTCCGTCCCTCACACCACCAGCCGAGATGTCACCTTCCAGGGATATTTCATCAAAAAG GGGACATCTGTGATTCCTCTACTGACGTCGGTCCTACAGGATGATAGCGAATGGGAGAGCCCCAACACCTTTAACCCCTCACACTTTCTGGATGAGCAGGGAGGATTTGTCAAGAGGGACGCCTTCATGGCCTTCTCTGCAG GTCGTAGGGTGTGTCTGGGGGAGGGTCTGGCCAGGATGGAGCTCTTCCTCTTCTTCACCTCCCTCCTGCAGCGCTTtcgtttctctcctcctcctggagtAACAGAGGATGATCTGGACCTCACACCTTTACTGGGGTTCACCCTCAACCCTTCACCTCACCAGCTGTGTGCTGTGAGCCGGGTCTGA